A segment of the Streptomyces sp. NBC_00376 genome:
ACCGCCGCCGAGCAGGATGAGCACGGCGGTACCTATGGTCTCGCCGATGAAGATGTCGGAGCTGGACACCCGCGACTCCTTTGTCCTTCGTCCAGGGAAGCCGAACCCCGGGTCCCTCCGGTGGTCCGCGCCCTCGTGGGAGGGCGTTTTCCGGCCCTTGGCGCTGTCACACCCTAACGCTGTTTCCGTTTGGTGTTCGACAATGCCGACCGATGAACGGCAATGCTTCCCCCAGGTGAATCGGGCGTCAAGGGTTGTGTGGCCTATAACTCGATCGTTACCGGGTGGCGCGGCGCCGCGGTGCTCAGAAGCGCCCGGCGCCCAGGTCCCTGGAGACCGCACGGGCGCAGTCGCGCACCGCGGCGATCAGCTCGGGGCGCAGCTCCCCGTCGGCGCACACCCGCTCCACCGCGCCGGTCACGGCCACCGCGCCGACCGGCATCCGCCGCCGGTCGTGGATCGGGGCGGCCACCGCGGCCACGCCCTCCCAGGTCTCCTCCACGTCGGCCGCCCAGCCGCGCGCCCGGATCAGGTCGAGCATCGTCTCGAACTCCTCCGGATCGGTGACGGTGCGCGGCGTGAAGGACTGCCGCTCGGCCTCCATGGCCTCGGTGTGCGCCACCGGGTCGTACGCCGAGAGCACCTTGCCCAGGGCCGTGGAGTGCAGCGGCTGCATGGCCCCGACCTCCAGGACCTGCCGGCTGTCGTCGGGGCGGAACACGTGGTGGACGATGAGGACGCCCTGCTGGTGCAGCACGCCCAGATGGGCGCTCTCGCCGCTGGAGCGGGCCAGGTCGTCCGTCCAGACCAGTGCGCGGGCCCGCAGCTCGTGGACGTCCAGATAGCTGTTGCCCAGGCGCAGCAGCTCGGCGCCCAGCTGATAGCGGCCGGACGCGGCGTCCTGCTCGACGAAGCCCTCGTGCTGGAGCGTGCGCAGGATGCCGTGCGCCGTGCCCTTGGCCAGGCCCAGTGAAGAGGCGATGTCGGAGAGCCCCAGCCGACGCTCGCCGCCTGCCAGCAGGCGCAGCATCGCCGCCGCCCGCTCCAGCGACTGGATGTTCTTGGCCATCGCGCCGTACTCCTCCACCTCGGTTCGACAATGCTGAACACTATCGGTCGATGTCGACCCCCGCTCGATCGCGCGGCAAAACCGCGACACCGCTGCGAACCGGACATCCCCCCGCACAGCATGCAGTCCGTTCCGTGGGACGGAGTGACGGCCCCGGGCGTCGCCCGGCTACGCTGGCCTGGTGCGCCTTC
Coding sequences within it:
- a CDS encoding IclR family transcriptional regulator, with the translated sequence MAKNIQSLERAAAMLRLLAGGERRLGLSDIASSLGLAKGTAHGILRTLQHEGFVEQDAASGRYQLGAELLRLGNSYLDVHELRARALVWTDDLARSSGESAHLGVLHQQGVLIVHHVFRPDDSRQVLEVGAMQPLHSTALGKVLSAYDPVAHTEAMEAERQSFTPRTVTDPEEFETMLDLIRARGWAADVEETWEGVAAVAAPIHDRRRMPVGAVAVTGAVERVCADGELRPELIAAVRDCARAVSRDLGAGRF